One segment of Chionomys nivalis chromosome 3, mChiNiv1.1, whole genome shotgun sequence DNA contains the following:
- the Hvcn1 gene encoding voltage-gated hydrogen channel 1 isoform X2, protein MSKFLKHFTVVGDDYHTWNVNYKKWENEEDEEEPAPTSAQGEGSAVGADAEAGPVPTPRPTLDFRNRLRKLFSSHRFQVVIICLVILDALLVLAELLLDLRIIEPDEKHYTVKAFHYMSFAILAFFMLEIFFKIFVFRLEFFHHKFEILDAIVVVVSFVLDLVLLFKKHQFEALGLLILLRLWRVARIINGIIISVKTRSERQILRLKQINIQLATKIQHLEFSCSEKEQEIERLNKLLRQNGLLGDGN, encoded by the exons ATGAGCAAGTTCCTGAAGCACTTCACAGTGGTTGGGGACGACTACCACACGTGGAACGTCAACTACAAGAAGTGGGAGAACGAAGAGGACGAGGAGGAGCCAGCCCCCACATCGGCCCAAGGCGAAGGCAGTGCCGTGGGTGCAGATGCTGAGGCTGGCCCTGTCCCCACACCCAGGCCGACCCTGGACTTTAGGAACAGGCTGAGGAAACTCTTCAGCTCGCACAGGTTTCAG GTTGTCATCATCTGCCTGGTGATCCTGGACGCCCTCCTGGTACTTGCTGAGCTCCTTCTGGATCTCAGGATCATTGAGCCAGATGAGAAACACTACACGGTCAAG GCGTTCCACTACATGAGCTTTGCCATCCTGGCCTTCTTCATGCTggagattttctttaaaatctttgtCTTCCGCTTGGAGTTCTTCCACCATAAGTTTGAGATCCTGGATGCCATTGTGGTGGTGGTGTCGTTCGTCCTCGACCTCGTCCTCCTGTTTAAGAAGCACCAGTTTGAAGCTCTTGGCCTGCTGATCCTGCTGCGGCTCTGGCGGGTGGCCCGGATCATCAATG GCATCATCATCTCAGTAAAGACACGCTCAGAACGGCAGATCTTAAGGTTAAAGCAGATAAACATTCAACTGGCCACCAAGATCCAGCACCTGGAATTCAGCTGCTCTGAGAAG GAACAAGAAATTGAGAGACTCAACAAGCTGTTGAGACAGAATGGACTTCTTGGGGATGGAAACTAG
- the Hvcn1 gene encoding voltage-gated hydrogen channel 1 isoform X1: MASQDQKAITHRAKVAPTKRMSKFLKHFTVVGDDYHTWNVNYKKWENEEDEEEPAPTSAQGEGSAVGADAEAGPVPTPRPTLDFRNRLRKLFSSHRFQVVIICLVILDALLVLAELLLDLRIIEPDEKHYTVKAFHYMSFAILAFFMLEIFFKIFVFRLEFFHHKFEILDAIVVVVSFVLDLVLLFKKHQFEALGLLILLRLWRVARIINGIIISVKTRSERQILRLKQINIQLATKIQHLEFSCSEKEQEIERLNKLLRQNGLLGDGN; encoded by the exons GCCATCACTCACAGAGCCAAGGTGGCTCCCACCAAGAGGATGAGCAAGTTCCTGAAGCACTTCACAGTGGTTGGGGACGACTACCACACGTGGAACGTCAACTACAAGAAGTGGGAGAACGAAGAGGACGAGGAGGAGCCAGCCCCCACATCGGCCCAAGGCGAAGGCAGTGCCGTGGGTGCAGATGCTGAGGCTGGCCCTGTCCCCACACCCAGGCCGACCCTGGACTTTAGGAACAGGCTGAGGAAACTCTTCAGCTCGCACAGGTTTCAG GTTGTCATCATCTGCCTGGTGATCCTGGACGCCCTCCTGGTACTTGCTGAGCTCCTTCTGGATCTCAGGATCATTGAGCCAGATGAGAAACACTACACGGTCAAG GCGTTCCACTACATGAGCTTTGCCATCCTGGCCTTCTTCATGCTggagattttctttaaaatctttgtCTTCCGCTTGGAGTTCTTCCACCATAAGTTTGAGATCCTGGATGCCATTGTGGTGGTGGTGTCGTTCGTCCTCGACCTCGTCCTCCTGTTTAAGAAGCACCAGTTTGAAGCTCTTGGCCTGCTGATCCTGCTGCGGCTCTGGCGGGTGGCCCGGATCATCAATG GCATCATCATCTCAGTAAAGACACGCTCAGAACGGCAGATCTTAAGGTTAAAGCAGATAAACATTCAACTGGCCACCAAGATCCAGCACCTGGAATTCAGCTGCTCTGAGAAG GAACAAGAAATTGAGAGACTCAACAAGCTGTTGAGACAGAATGGACTTCTTGGGGATGGAAACTAG